A genomic window from Hyalangium minutum includes:
- a CDS encoding TIGR02266 family protein produces the protein MPEQKTGPEHRQYARAPIELKVDYKKLNSFFADYTKNISKGGTFIKTKKPLAIGTRFLFKLTVPQRTEPFELLGEVVWSKADGDEPGMGIRFIYSNDSQRSDFEGVVEKLMADSLGADLTEKLLKKPVGS, from the coding sequence ATGCCCGAACAGAAGACCGGTCCCGAGCACCGACAGTACGCGCGCGCGCCCATCGAGCTGAAGGTCGACTACAAGAAGCTCAACTCCTTCTTTGCCGACTACACGAAGAACATCTCCAAGGGCGGCACCTTCATCAAGACGAAGAAGCCGCTGGCCATTGGCACGCGCTTCCTCTTCAAGCTCACCGTGCCGCAGCGCACCGAGCCCTTCGAACTGCTGGGTGAGGTGGTCTGGTCCAAGGCGGACGGGGACGAGCCCGGCATGGGCATCCGGTTCATCTACAGCAACGACTCCCAGCGCTCCGATTTCGAGGGCGTGGTGGAGAAGCTCATGGCGGACAGCCTGGGGGCGGATCTGACGGAGAAGCTCCTGAAGAAGCCGGTGGGTTCGTGA
- a CDS encoding tetratricopeptide repeat protein, with product MALGGSCLVFLPLFGLPGFELGLALSIAVGLLGGGVGIAAAAQERRVIRGEEPRLQTLPRPEHRGQAVALALGTALLVNGAVLVPPFLSSTLFALFSTQCDPFELVGFYPLLTVPSAVLSAAAGVLCGFWIRRPGRAVLAYIGLVLLSGVHTAWPIIAGPQVYAFNHFLGHLPGPLYDEALAVTPKLLWFRLETVLLAGLLALLTAVSLDVKEGRLTRPRPSLGGWVLLALLVGALALLEGNGPALGLRMTHEYLAEQLGGVRDTEHFRLHYPRGMNREAVERMARDLEFRHHQLSQFLGGGPAERIRVYLYKTEEEKQALVGAGRTQFAKPWLAELHINDKPFPHTSLHHELAHVMAGPAGSGPFQVTTRLFGLWPLMGVIEGFAVAADDPVQGELTLHQWAAGMRRQKLAPDMRKLMGTEGFYQSAPSRAYTVAGSFLRFLADTYGPEKVRALYAHADFQKAYGRPLDDLVTEWERYVDALPLDEGAISRAFLRFRTGALFTRACAREVARIQKTAQEALASDPQEALELYRRATELQPEEPTYPMGQALALDQLDRTTEAAQVLATLAAQPKVKEQPALEAEVVMDQADMALRLERLSEAKGFLERVLSLAPSPELTRSAQIKLASLDSPSRLSTVERFFRSRQEELRLLYLSQALETARTDPYLNYLLGRRLQQVGDPTLAVEYISRALGNTPEPLPEAIRREALKMMVESSYLSGDCGAVRHEVGALPDFGPAFRKAAEEWQARCDFEDAALHGPLVPRKAFR from the coding sequence ATGGCCCTGGGGGGCTCTTGCCTTGTCTTCCTGCCGCTCTTCGGGCTGCCGGGCTTCGAGCTGGGACTGGCCCTCTCGATCGCCGTGGGCCTGCTGGGCGGTGGGGTGGGCATCGCCGCCGCGGCCCAGGAGCGCCGCGTCATCCGGGGCGAAGAGCCCCGCCTCCAGACGCTCCCCCGCCCCGAGCACCGGGGACAGGCGGTGGCCCTGGCCCTTGGCACCGCGCTGCTGGTGAACGGGGCCGTCCTCGTGCCCCCCTTCCTCAGTTCCACCCTCTTCGCGCTCTTTTCAACCCAGTGCGATCCGTTCGAGCTGGTGGGCTTCTACCCGCTGCTCACCGTGCCCTCTGCGGTGCTCTCCGCCGCCGCGGGCGTCCTCTGCGGCTTCTGGATCCGGCGGCCCGGCCGGGCCGTGCTCGCCTACATCGGGCTGGTGCTCCTGTCCGGGGTCCACACCGCGTGGCCCATCATCGCCGGGCCCCAGGTGTACGCCTTCAACCACTTTCTCGGACATCTCCCCGGCCCCCTCTATGACGAGGCGCTGGCGGTGACACCGAAGCTGCTCTGGTTCCGGCTGGAGACGGTGCTGCTGGCCGGGCTGCTCGCGCTGCTCACCGCCGTGAGCCTGGACGTGAAGGAAGGACGCCTCACCCGGCCGCGCCCCTCACTCGGAGGCTGGGTGCTGCTGGCGCTGCTGGTGGGGGCTTTGGCCCTCCTGGAGGGGAACGGGCCGGCGCTCGGGCTGCGGATGACGCACGAGTACCTGGCCGAGCAGCTCGGCGGGGTGCGCGACACGGAGCACTTCCGGCTGCACTACCCGCGGGGCATGAATCGCGAGGCGGTGGAGCGGATGGCGAGGGACCTCGAGTTCCGCCACCACCAGCTCTCCCAGTTCCTCGGCGGTGGACCTGCGGAGCGGATCCGCGTCTACCTCTATAAGACGGAGGAGGAGAAGCAGGCACTGGTGGGTGCGGGCCGGACGCAGTTCGCCAAGCCGTGGCTCGCCGAGCTGCACATCAACGACAAGCCCTTCCCCCACACCAGCCTGCACCACGAGCTGGCGCACGTGATGGCGGGCCCGGCGGGGAGCGGCCCATTCCAGGTCACCACGCGCCTGTTCGGGCTCTGGCCGCTGATGGGCGTCATCGAGGGCTTCGCGGTGGCGGCGGATGACCCCGTCCAGGGCGAACTCACGCTGCACCAGTGGGCCGCGGGCATGCGCCGCCAGAAGCTGGCCCCGGACATGCGCAAGCTGATGGGCACCGAGGGCTTCTACCAGTCCGCGCCCTCCCGGGCGTACACAGTGGCGGGCTCGTTCCTGCGCTTCCTGGCGGACACCTACGGCCCGGAGAAAGTCCGCGCACTCTATGCTCACGCGGACTTCCAGAAGGCCTACGGGCGCCCGCTGGACGATCTCGTCACCGAGTGGGAGCGCTACGTGGATGCGCTGCCGCTGGACGAGGGCGCCATCAGCCGCGCCTTCCTGCGCTTCCGCACCGGTGCGCTCTTCACCCGCGCCTGTGCCCGCGAGGTGGCGCGGATCCAGAAGACCGCCCAGGAGGCGCTTGCGAGTGATCCGCAGGAGGCGCTCGAGCTCTACCGGCGCGCCACGGAGCTGCAGCCCGAGGAGCCCACCTACCCCATGGGCCAGGCCCTGGCGCTGGACCAGTTGGATCGCACCACCGAGGCGGCCCAGGTGCTGGCCACCCTGGCAGCCCAGCCGAAGGTGAAGGAGCAGCCCGCGCTGGAGGCCGAGGTCGTCATGGATCAGGCGGACATGGCCCTGCGTCTGGAGCGGCTGAGTGAGGCGAAGGGGTTCCTGGAGCGAGTGCTCTCGCTGGCGCCCAGCCCTGAGCTGACGCGCTCGGCGCAGATCAAGCTCGCCTCGCTGGACTCGCCCTCACGCCTGAGCACGGTGGAGCGCTTCTTCCGCTCGCGACAGGAGGAACTGCGCCTGCTGTACCTGTCCCAGGCGCTGGAGACGGCCCGGACGGACCCCTACCTCAACTACCTGCTGGGCCGCCGGCTGCAACAGGTGGGAGATCCCACGCTGGCGGTGGAATACATCTCCCGGGCGCTGGGCAACACCCCCGAGCCGCTGCCCGAGGCCATCCGCCGGGAGGCGCTGAAGATGATGGTGGAGTCCTCCTACCTGTCGGGGGACTGCGGCGCGGTGCGGCACGAAGTGGGCGCACTGCCCGATTTTGGACCTGCCTTCCGCAAGGCGGCCGAGGAGTGGCAGGCGCGGTGTGATTTCGAGGATGCAGCGCTTCACGGACCCCTGGTGCCCCGGAAGGCTTTCCGCTAG
- a CDS encoding imm11 family protein — protein MPQRFFKLADDRYVPRRWHLDTPTDSRGRKVLDWDFTKGAPVHIEGRLKIPIEIAGKPLDYSWAGLSIPVVHIKVAHVFKELAADDIQLIPADIPGQPDQYLVMVATRLIRCIDEKASKVQFWTPEDGVPEKVGQYWAVDDLRIDTSKVGNAQVFRPEGWEVVLIVSGEIKEALDRMGATGTRFTEV, from the coding sequence ATGCCTCAACGCTTCTTCAAACTTGCCGACGATCGCTACGTTCCCCGCCGTTGGCACCTGGATACACCCACCGACTCCCGAGGCCGCAAGGTGCTCGACTGGGATTTCACCAAGGGCGCACCCGTGCATATCGAGGGACGCCTGAAAATCCCCATCGAGATCGCGGGGAAGCCACTGGACTATTCCTGGGCGGGCCTGAGCATCCCCGTTGTCCACATCAAGGTGGCTCATGTCTTCAAGGAACTGGCCGCCGACGACATTCAGCTCATCCCTGCGGATATCCCTGGCCAACCCGATCAGTACCTCGTCATGGTGGCCACGCGCCTCATCCGCTGCATTGATGAGAAGGCCTCCAAGGTCCAGTTCTGGACCCCGGAGGATGGGGTCCCGGAGAAAGTGGGGCAGTACTGGGCCGTGGATGACCTGCGCATCGACACGTCCAAGGTGGGCAATGCCCAAGTGTTTCGCCCCGAGGGATGGGAGGTCGTCTTGATCGTCTCCGGGGAGATCAAGGAAGCCTTGGATCGAATGGGCGCCACGGGCACGCGGTTCACGGAGGTCTAG
- a CDS encoding AHH domain-containing protein, producing MRLWQWLWRFEAVLVALMVAGCGTTVPAIRVESGSRGETLLFISRSATVAPVELPPEEVTQALQHMARQVRLSGSPREAVERLFQLEALYGDYLYLLRERKLIPLEGGMALEGGLTDQEQRWVTWYTDWCRSEHRFNGDCLGGALVAGKYMDLRGRYMWAMALSKSPVLEEFEMALGHMVSMRAVLQAAMCTVITLLVLLAMPDPVTKFIAAWATVALIYWVGAKTLYRLVEGWFQLMKEVQEATTFEELREAGERFGKLFSREAAQAFALVAMALLTHTAKDFAQQVSTLPGSAQVSMQAEAQGGLLLSEVGAVESVAVTADGFIVALGPGAVAMASNGSGGRTQKHHIATVANKKSALRGGPWTPLFEKLFARAGMRLKDAENIVPIEGHRGPHPQRYHEVIYERLVRALGNCSSISQCRPQLTDALRRLANEIATPGTELNRLVTLGQ from the coding sequence ATGCGACTGTGGCAGTGGCTGTGGAGGTTCGAAGCGGTGTTGGTGGCTCTCATGGTGGCCGGGTGCGGCACCACGGTGCCTGCGATCCGGGTGGAGAGCGGATCGCGGGGGGAGACCCTCCTCTTTATTTCCCGCTCCGCCACGGTGGCACCCGTGGAGCTTCCGCCAGAGGAAGTGACCCAGGCGCTCCAGCACATGGCACGGCAGGTGCGCCTGAGCGGCTCCCCACGAGAGGCGGTGGAGCGGTTGTTCCAACTCGAAGCCCTTTACGGCGACTACCTGTACCTGCTGCGGGAGCGGAAATTGATCCCCCTGGAGGGGGGCATGGCCCTGGAGGGAGGGCTGACGGACCAGGAGCAGCGCTGGGTCACCTGGTACACGGATTGGTGCCGCAGTGAGCACCGGTTCAACGGAGATTGCCTGGGCGGGGCGCTGGTGGCTGGCAAGTACATGGACCTGCGCGGCCGCTACATGTGGGCCATGGCCCTGAGCAAAAGCCCCGTGCTGGAGGAGTTCGAGATGGCGCTGGGGCACATGGTCAGCATGCGGGCCGTGCTTCAGGCCGCCATGTGTACCGTCATCACTTTGCTGGTGCTGCTGGCCATGCCGGATCCGGTGACCAAGTTCATTGCTGCCTGGGCCACTGTGGCGCTCATTTATTGGGTGGGCGCCAAGACGCTCTACCGGCTGGTGGAGGGCTGGTTTCAGTTGATGAAGGAGGTGCAGGAGGCCACCACGTTCGAGGAGTTGCGCGAGGCGGGTGAGCGGTTCGGCAAGTTGTTCTCACGCGAGGCGGCCCAGGCGTTCGCGCTGGTGGCCATGGCGCTGCTGACGCACACGGCGAAGGACTTCGCACAGCAGGTGAGCACGCTGCCCGGTTCGGCGCAGGTGTCCATGCAGGCGGAGGCGCAAGGAGGCCTTTTGTTGTCCGAGGTGGGGGCAGTGGAGTCGGTGGCGGTGACGGCCGATGGCTTCATCGTGGCGCTGGGCCCGGGGGCGGTGGCGATGGCCTCCAATGGGAGTGGTGGCCGCACGCAGAAGCACCACATTGCTACCGTTGCCAACAAGAAGTCCGCTCTGCGAGGAGGCCCGTGGACTCCTTTGTTCGAGAAGCTCTTCGCCAGGGCCGGGATGCGCCTGAAGGATGCTGAAAACATCGTGCCCATCGAGGGGCACAGGGGGCCCCATCCGCAGCGCTATCATGAGGTCATCTACGAGCGTTTGGTCAGAGCGTTAGGAAACTGCAGCAGCATCTCGCAATGCCGACCGCAGTTGACAGACGCTCTCAGGAGGTTGGCCAACGAAATCGCCACGCCGGGAACGGAGCTGAACCGGCTCGTTACCTTGGGGCAATAA
- a CDS encoding YybH family protein — MTFRALLVLPLLLAAACATRRIPGTELPDTEDTRAILAIMERYRTAIEARDAKAIQALVSQDFKEDAGTETPDDDLTYANLPERLANAFPKLDSPKVEMNVRRVDIQDEVATAIYYWNASWRLPSLTTRAQSDSELEQMVFKKINGEWKIVSGI; from the coding sequence ATGACCTTCCGAGCCCTTCTCGTCCTTCCCCTGCTCCTGGCTGCGGCCTGCGCCACCCGGCGCATCCCGGGCACCGAGCTTCCCGACACCGAAGACACGCGCGCCATCCTTGCCATCATGGAGCGCTACCGCACCGCCATAGAGGCCCGGGACGCCAAGGCCATCCAGGCGCTCGTCTCCCAGGACTTCAAGGAGGACGCGGGCACCGAGACGCCTGACGACGATCTCACCTACGCCAACCTCCCCGAGCGCCTGGCGAACGCCTTCCCGAAACTCGACAGCCCGAAGGTGGAGATGAACGTGCGCCGCGTAGACATCCAGGACGAGGTGGCCACCGCCATCTACTACTGGAACGCCAGCTGGCGCCTGCCCTCGCTCACCACCCGCGCCCAGAGCGACTCCGAGCTGGAGCAGATGGTGTTCAAGAAGATCAACGGCGAGTGGAAGATCGTCTCCGGCATCTGA
- a CDS encoding homoserine kinase produces MAVYTVLKPEAFTRVAEAYGLGAVQEVVAIPEGSINTNHRILTPEGKLFVRHTTVRSAEDLRFEAALLTHLTESHFPSPTLLLTKQGQPFLELEGGRVSVFKWLAGEELKRPHITAEHTERLGQELGKMHRITQSFGGSRDNPYSAEQVRSWLAGLRNHKDEEVSSAADELEEHLDRAERERSHGLEPRGVIHADLFTDNVKWLADRVGAFFDFEMACKDAYGLDVVITLNAWCFDNGAYLPGLCQAFIRGYLDSRPLAPVERQNLFGHALFGAVRYTASRIRDFHLSPLPPEQLTRKDFRTYLARARALDAMGPKGFLALLGL; encoded by the coding sequence ATGGCGGTGTACACGGTGCTGAAGCCCGAGGCGTTCACTCGGGTGGCCGAGGCGTACGGGCTGGGAGCGGTGCAGGAGGTGGTGGCCATCCCCGAGGGCTCCATCAACACCAACCACCGGATCCTCACGCCCGAGGGCAAGCTCTTCGTTCGGCACACCACGGTGCGCTCGGCGGAGGATCTGCGCTTCGAGGCAGCGCTGCTCACGCACCTCACCGAGTCCCACTTTCCCTCGCCCACGCTGCTGCTGACGAAGCAGGGGCAGCCCTTCCTGGAGCTGGAGGGCGGGCGGGTGAGCGTCTTCAAGTGGCTGGCGGGCGAGGAGCTCAAGCGCCCCCACATCACCGCGGAGCACACGGAGCGGCTGGGGCAGGAGCTGGGGAAGATGCACCGCATCACCCAGTCCTTCGGCGGCAGCCGGGACAACCCGTACAGCGCCGAGCAGGTGCGGAGCTGGCTGGCCGGGCTGCGCAACCACAAGGACGAAGAGGTGTCCTCCGCCGCGGACGAGCTGGAGGAGCATCTGGATCGGGCCGAGCGCGAGCGCTCCCATGGGCTGGAGCCGCGTGGCGTCATCCACGCGGACCTGTTCACGGACAACGTGAAGTGGCTGGCGGACCGGGTGGGGGCCTTCTTCGACTTCGAGATGGCGTGCAAGGACGCCTATGGCCTGGACGTGGTCATCACCCTGAACGCCTGGTGCTTCGACAACGGGGCGTACCTGCCGGGGCTGTGCCAGGCGTTCATTCGTGGGTACCTGGACTCGCGGCCGCTGGCGCCGGTGGAGCGGCAGAACCTGTTCGGCCACGCGCTCTTCGGGGCGGTGCGCTACACGGCGAGCCGCATCCGCGACTTCCACCTGTCGCCGCTGCCTCCCGAGCAGCTCACCCGGAAGGACTTCCGCACCTACCTGGCGCGCGCTCGGGCGCTGGACGCCATGGGACCCAAGGGCTTCCTCGCGCTGCTGGGGCTGTGA
- a CDS encoding tetratricopeptide repeat protein, translated as MGMGDGGHVGPRDWKRKESLASALIQVALVAVLLGAAVAFVVHRGRVRQETDTRLKAAQGLAQRGNPADLEKALKELETLFALDDKMYGAHALAAELQTELWLDHHQPGAEAHAREHLARAEALENKDVERYGAKVVRARLLLAEGKAAEAEQALTALRERGASNPKLWLTLARAYQARGNLQAARQAFSRATEAGWRDPRYAAAYGEALLEEALYAQAGEAVGRALSANAEHLPSKLTAALALLYMRERPADAERMLQEVQEHEAELSPALKVRALAARAELALARDNPEDALKQADAALALLPEDAPALFERARSLAAKKDAGARAAFEAAVAKHRTAPLFYLEGAKSLQQAGDGAGALALMDAYETVFRDVQVPAGEGKTVSALERDDRYWLARGGMLEAAGRQDEAQAAYERAIAVKGAALARAQYAKGALLLARKDYTGAREVLAAVTPETGAGPLPDAYAAMGEALFGQGDYATGLQHHYVALSRDRARKVPLEQLQARAADIGKRLTAAGQSSMAKTWKTETDSLLR; from the coding sequence ATGGGCATGGGAGACGGCGGTCACGTCGGGCCGAGGGACTGGAAGCGAAAGGAGAGCCTGGCGAGCGCCCTGATCCAGGTGGCGCTCGTGGCCGTCCTGCTGGGGGCGGCGGTGGCCTTCGTGGTGCACCGAGGCCGCGTCCGCCAGGAGACAGACACCCGGCTGAAGGCGGCCCAAGGGCTGGCCCAGCGCGGCAACCCGGCGGATCTGGAGAAGGCGCTCAAGGAGCTGGAGACCCTCTTCGCCCTGGACGACAAGATGTATGGCGCGCACGCCTTGGCCGCGGAGCTGCAAACGGAGCTGTGGCTGGATCACCACCAGCCGGGCGCCGAGGCTCACGCCCGCGAGCACCTGGCCCGCGCCGAGGCCCTGGAGAACAAGGACGTGGAGCGCTACGGCGCCAAGGTGGTGCGAGCCCGGCTCCTGCTGGCCGAGGGCAAGGCCGCCGAGGCCGAGCAGGCGCTGACGGCGCTGCGCGAGCGCGGGGCCAGCAACCCGAAGCTGTGGCTCACCCTGGCGAGGGCGTACCAGGCCCGGGGGAACCTGCAGGCGGCGCGGCAGGCCTTCTCGCGCGCCACCGAGGCCGGCTGGAGGGATCCGCGCTACGCGGCGGCCTACGGCGAGGCGCTGCTCGAGGAGGCGCTGTACGCCCAGGCTGGCGAAGCGGTGGGCCGAGCGCTGTCGGCCAACGCGGAGCACCTCCCGTCGAAGCTGACGGCGGCGTTGGCCCTCCTTTATATGCGGGAGCGGCCGGCGGACGCGGAGCGGATGCTGCAAGAGGTGCAGGAGCATGAAGCGGAGCTGTCTCCAGCGCTGAAGGTGCGCGCGCTGGCGGCTCGAGCGGAGCTGGCGCTGGCCCGGGACAACCCAGAGGACGCGCTGAAGCAGGCGGACGCAGCGCTCGCGCTGCTGCCGGAGGATGCCCCGGCCCTCTTCGAGCGAGCCCGATCGCTGGCGGCGAAGAAGGATGCGGGCGCGCGGGCGGCCTTCGAGGCGGCGGTGGCGAAGCACCGGACTGCGCCCCTGTTCTACCTGGAGGGCGCGAAGTCGCTCCAGCAGGCGGGGGACGGAGCGGGGGCACTGGCGCTGATGGACGCGTACGAGACGGTGTTCCGCGACGTGCAAGTCCCCGCGGGCGAGGGCAAGACCGTGAGCGCGCTGGAGCGGGACGACCGCTACTGGCTGGCGCGCGGCGGCATGCTGGAGGCGGCGGGCCGACAGGACGAGGCGCAGGCGGCCTATGAGCGGGCGATCGCCGTGAAGGGCGCCGCGTTGGCGCGAGCGCAGTACGCCAAGGGCGCGCTGCTGCTGGCGCGCAAGGACTACACGGGGGCGCGCGAGGTGCTCGCGGCGGTGACGCCGGAGACGGGCGCGGGCCCGCTGCCGGACGCCTACGCGGCCATGGGCGAGGCCCTCTTCGGCCAGGGGGACTACGCCACGGGCCTGCAGCACCACTACGTGGCGCTCAGCCGGGATCGGGCTCGGAAGGTGCCTCTGGAGCAGCTCCAGGCGCGCGCGGCGGACATCGGCAAGAGGCTGACGGCCGCCGGGCAATCCTCCATGGCGAAGACCTGGAAGACAGAAACGGACTCGCTGCTCAGGTAA
- a CDS encoding choice-of-anchor A family protein: MKSQSTIYGFVFLAFTACGAPELTGSEVQEGHAQALAAYDTTPPESSLFIEQTPDANGEFHGNVSILITATDDSAGVESISWSLSGAQTGSGTGNGGSVYVPVITTLGTTTLTYSAKDRASNYESAKTHTIVITPYMGNCRDVELNDFNLFVTGNYTGGHDVRGKVAAGGDISMDHFTVAAEIPDDNLENALVAGGNLNISNGGVFGNAHYDGSTTANGTVTFYRGALSRYSSINFQERADELATLSWELSSLQRNGQTQFQSWGGLFLQGSDARVNVFWVDATQLSATRYFSLNVPGGSTAVINVLGDSPTIANFANAYSGVDARNVLFHFPDATTITAYNYGFFGTVLAPNADFNFSNGSFDGGIYAKSLTGNAEGHLAPLKPFVICGGGVGT, encoded by the coding sequence GTGAAGAGTCAGTCCACCATCTATGGTTTTGTGTTTCTCGCCTTCACCGCATGCGGCGCGCCGGAGCTGACCGGGTCCGAAGTCCAGGAGGGTCATGCCCAAGCGTTGGCTGCGTATGACACGACGCCGCCGGAGAGCAGCCTTTTCATCGAGCAGACGCCGGACGCGAACGGCGAGTTTCACGGCAACGTGTCGATCCTCATCACCGCCACGGATGACTCGGCCGGGGTGGAGAGCATCTCCTGGTCCCTGAGCGGCGCGCAGACGGGCAGCGGCACCGGCAACGGCGGTTCCGTTTACGTCCCGGTCATCACCACCTTGGGGACGACCACGCTGACGTATTCCGCCAAGGATCGCGCCAGCAACTACGAGTCGGCCAAGACGCACACCATCGTCATCACCCCGTACATGGGGAACTGCCGGGACGTGGAGCTCAACGACTTCAACCTCTTCGTGACCGGCAACTACACCGGTGGCCATGACGTGCGCGGGAAGGTGGCGGCGGGCGGCGACATCTCCATGGACCACTTCACCGTGGCCGCGGAGATCCCCGACGACAACCTGGAGAACGCGCTGGTGGCCGGCGGCAACCTGAACATCAGCAACGGTGGCGTGTTCGGCAACGCGCACTACGACGGCAGCACCACGGCCAACGGCACGGTGACGTTCTACCGGGGCGCCCTGTCGCGCTACAGCTCGATCAACTTCCAGGAGCGCGCGGACGAGCTGGCGACGCTCTCGTGGGAGCTCTCCTCGCTGCAGCGCAACGGACAGACGCAGTTCCAGTCCTGGGGCGGCCTCTTCCTGCAGGGCTCCGATGCGCGGGTGAACGTGTTCTGGGTGGACGCCACGCAGCTGAGCGCCACCCGGTACTTCTCGCTCAACGTGCCCGGCGGCTCCACCGCGGTCATCAACGTCCTCGGTGACAGCCCGACGATCGCCAACTTCGCCAACGCGTACAGCGGCGTGGACGCCCGGAACGTCCTCTTCCACTTCCCGGATGCCACCACGATCACCGCGTACAACTACGGGTTCTTCGGCACCGTGCTGGCGCCCAATGCGGACTTCAACTTCAGCAACGGCAGCTTCGATGGCGGCATCTACGCCAAGTCGCTGACGGGCAACGCCGAGGGCCACCTGGCCCCGCTGAAGCCCTTCGTCATCTGCGGCGGCGGCGTCGGCACCTGA